The following proteins are co-located in the Haloarcula marismortui ATCC 43049 genome:
- a CDS encoding RimK family alpha-L-glutamate ligase — protein MSDRDITVGVLSLHSSKESKAILNAVDEMGYDTEWLRAENTAISVTDGEMTLEPAVDVVANRLLLSSDEHPAEGIGLGMTISRLAPTLNEPMAATTALHKFASAAALADAGVPVPDALLALSSDLLNEERDRFGDRAVYKTAIGTHGGGTWMVDLENQVNAQVGGRYAFLQEYMEHDEQRHHDLRVYVVGDQIVGAMNRYAPEGEWRTNVALGGEVEDMTGELPERVREIALDSVDAIGLDYAGVDIVQSDDGYYVLEVNPTAGFRGLFKASGVSPAPYIAQLAIERAGGSVDHETVERLSDRLDDSKPACTPKKPQPKAQENVVVGYIEEVVVTGTQGTKSVLAKSDTGATRTSIDAKLAAEIGTGPILDIVKIKSGSLKSGRSRPVVDLVVGVGGTQHTVTASVEDRGHMDYPLLLGRDILKHYQVDVTRRADDESDVETEEEEQSEE, from the coding sequence ATGAGCGACCGGGATATTACCGTTGGCGTTCTCAGCCTCCACTCCAGCAAGGAGTCGAAGGCCATCCTGAACGCAGTCGATGAGATGGGCTACGACACGGAGTGGCTTCGCGCCGAAAACACCGCGATCAGCGTTACCGACGGCGAAATGACGCTCGAGCCCGCCGTTGATGTGGTCGCAAATCGGCTGCTGCTCTCCAGCGACGAACACCCCGCGGAAGGGATCGGCCTCGGGATGACTATCAGCCGGCTCGCACCGACGTTGAACGAGCCGATGGCGGCGACGACGGCCCTCCACAAGTTCGCAAGCGCTGCCGCGCTGGCCGATGCCGGCGTTCCGGTCCCGGACGCCCTGCTCGCGCTATCGAGTGACCTGCTGAACGAGGAACGGGACCGCTTCGGTGATCGTGCGGTGTACAAGACGGCCATCGGCACCCACGGCGGCGGGACGTGGATGGTCGATCTGGAAAACCAGGTCAACGCACAGGTCGGTGGCCGCTACGCGTTCTTACAGGAGTACATGGAACACGACGAGCAGCGCCACCACGACCTTCGCGTGTACGTCGTCGGTGACCAGATCGTCGGCGCGATGAACCGTTACGCGCCCGAGGGCGAGTGGCGGACGAACGTCGCGCTCGGCGGCGAGGTCGAGGACATGACGGGTGAACTCCCCGAGCGAGTCAGGGAAATTGCGCTCGATTCGGTCGACGCCATCGGGCTGGATTACGCCGGCGTCGACATCGTCCAGAGCGATGACGGCTACTACGTGCTCGAAGTGAACCCCACTGCCGGGTTCCGTGGCCTGTTCAAGGCCAGCGGCGTCAGCCCTGCCCCGTACATCGCTCAGCTCGCCATCGAGCGGGCCGGCGGGAGTGTCGATCATGAAACCGTCGAGCGACTCTCCGACCGGCTTGACGACTCCAAGCCTGCGTGTACGCCGAAGAAGCCACAGCCGAAAGCACAAGAGAACGTCGTCGTCGGCTACATCGAGGAGGTTGTCGTCACCGGGACGCAGGGGACCAAGTCCGTCCTCGCGAAGTCCGACACGGGTGCAACCCGGACCAGTATCGACGCCAAGCTCGCCGCGGAAATCGGAACGGGGCCGATTCTCGACATCGTGAAGATCAAATCAGGGAGCCTCAAGTCCGGTCGTTCGCGCCCGGTCGTCGACCTCGTCGTCGGCGTCGGCGGGACCCAGCACACCGTCACCGCCAGCGTCGAAGACCGCGGGCACATGGACTACCCGCTGTTGCTGGGTCGGGACATCCTCAAGCACTATCAGGTCGACGTGACCCGCCGTGCGGACGACGAGTCAGACGTGGAAACAGAGGAAGAAGAGCAGAGCGAAGAGTAG